Genomic DNA from Pelosinus sp. UFO1:
ATTTATGTGGTTGGTACTCCCATTGCTGGATTGATGGAAGCAATGACATCTGGTCTTAAAGCTATGGGGCAAGGGAATGCGGTATTGCTATCATTAGTTATGGGAGCTATGATTGCCTTTGATATGGGGGGGCCTGTAAATAAGGTAGCCTTCTTATTTGGTGCAGCCATGATTGGTGAAGGTGTTTATACTGTAATGGGACCTGTAGCTGTAGCGATTTGTATTCCGCCTCTTGGAATGGGTGTTGCAACGTTATTGGCGCCTAAGAAATATAGTGAACTGGAAAGAGAGGCTGGTTATGGTGCTCTGGCTATGGGGATGATAGGAATTACAGAAGGAGCTATTCCTTTTGCAGCAGGGGATCCAATTCGGGTAATACCTTCTATCGTAGTTGGTTCAGCAATTGGTGCGGCTGTTGCTGCTATGTTTGGTGTAGGTGATCATGCACCTCATGGTGGGCCAATTGTATTGCCAGTTGTAGATAACCCTATCATGTTTATTGTGGCCATATTAATAGGCGTAGGAGTTACCGCATTTATGGTAAATATGCTGAAGAAACCAGTTACTGAAGAATTAGATTCAGACAGTACAGGAATAGGTGTATAATTTCCATATCAAATCAGGTAAATGAGGTGGCATTATGAAAATTGTTGCAGTAACTGCATGCCCAGTAGGAATTGCTCATACCTATATGGCAGCAGCCGCATTACAAAAAGCGGCAGTCAATCTCGGTCATACTATGAAAGTGGAAACACAAGGATCCATTGGAATTGAAAATAAGATTACACAAAAAGAAGTAGACGAAGCTGATTTGGTTATACTAGCAGCTGATGTTGCCGTAAAAGAGGAAATGCGTTTCAAAAATAAGTTTATATACAAAACGGAATCGCAAAAGGCCATCAAAAATCCTAAAGGATTGATAACAGAGGCATTAGTTCAATTTAATGAAAAATGATAAGTTAACTTAAAGCTGACTAGATGCAGAGAGAGTTTTTAAACTTAATCTGTATCTAGTCATTTAGATACCATGGAAACAGGCTAGTATGCAGGTGCAACTGGTTTGTTTTTTTCTTTTTATAGAAATTTTTTAAAATACTATTCAGATACAAGTAAATAGGGTAGAATATAAGATGAAAATTTTGCAGATTTATAAGTAATAGCGACGGAGGACTTTATATGACAGAAACTTCTAAACCTACTTATGTTATCGGGCATCGCAACCCCGATACGGATTCCATATGTTCAGCAATTGGTTATGCTCATTTTCAACAGGTTAGAGGGGAAAATGCGATAGCTGCTAGGGCTGGAAAACTTAATAGTGAGACCAAGTTTGTTCTGGAAACCTTAGGCTTTGATAAGCCTCAACTTGTTACAGATTTATATCCAAGGGTTAAAGATATTATGCAAACAGAAGTAATAACAGCTGGCCCTGCAGATACATTACGTGATTTGGGCCGCATTATGAGACAATATAATGTGAAATCGGTACCTGTTGTGGATGAAAAGCGGATTATGGCGGGTGTTGTAACAGTAGGTGACTTGGCTAATCTATATTTTGATGAATTGCAGATGCAGGATTTGAGTCAAGCAGGTGTAGATTTTGTCGGAGTAGTAAAAGCACTTGAAGGTGTCTTAGTTTACGGAGAAAACTTGGAGC
This window encodes:
- a CDS encoding PTS fructose transporter subunit IIB, with amino-acid sequence MKIVAVTACPVGIAHTYMAAAALQKAAVNLGHTMKVETQGSIGIENKITQKEVDEADLVILAADVAVKEEMRFKNKFIYKTESQKAIKNPKGLITEALVQFNEK
- a CDS encoding PTS fructose transporter subunit IIC, which encodes MSEELKNIRQYLMTGVSYMIPIVVIGGVLIALSIALSGVEAGKGAVVTNPVFKNMLDIGVAAFSMMVPVLAGFIAYGIADRPGIAPGLVGGVLAANLKAGFLGGIVAGFIAGYVARWIKCWQVPLSLKPIMPIFVIPLLSALVVGGLMIYVVGTPIAGLMEAMTSGLKAMGQGNAVLLSLVMGAMIAFDMGGPVNKVAFLFGAAMIGEGVYTVMGPVAVAICIPPLGMGVATLLAPKKYSELEREAGYGALAMGMIGITEGAIPFAAGDPIRVIPSIVVGSAIGAAVAAMFGVGDHAPHGGPIVLPVVDNPIMFIVAILIGVGVTAFMVNMLKKPVTEELDSDSTGIGV